The sequence below is a genomic window from Candidatus Omnitrophota bacterium.
ATAGGCCGTGACCTCTACAGAATTGGTAAGACGGACCCTTGCGACTTTTCTGAGCGCCGAGTTCGGTTTCTTGGGTGTCTGCGTCTTCACCTGAAGACAGACGCCGCGCCTCTGAGGACAACCCCTCAGAGCAGGCGATTTGCTCTTCATACTGAACTTCTCTCTCCCCAAACGTATCAGCTGATTTATGGTCGGCATAGATTACTTTTCTTCCTTTGCCTTTTCTTCTTCCTTAGGTTCGGTCTTCTTGGGCTCTTCAAAAACGTTCTTAACGAGTGCTATATTCCTGTGCGTTTCGAATCCTGTCCCGGCCGGGATGAGATGTCCCATGATTATATTCTCTTTCAATCCTCTCAGATAATCGACCCTGCCTGAGGCCGCCGCGTCCGCAAGGACCCTGGTCGTCTCCTGGAAGCTTGCCGCGGATATGAAGCTCTCCGTATTGAGCGACGCCTTGGTGATCCCCAGAAGCACCGGAGTGGCCCGCGCGGGCTTCCCTTTCTTCCTGACGACCCTCTTATTCTCCTGCAGATATATCCCTTTGTCCACCTGCTGTCCGTTCAGGAAAGCGGTGTCGCCCGGATCCTCGATCTTCATCTTCCGCAGCATCTGTCTGACGATCACCTCTATGTGCTTATCGTTTATATTTACACCCTGTAGCCTGTATACTTCCTGGACCTCGTTCACAAGGTATTCCTGCAGCTTCTTATCCCCGGAGACCCTCAGGATATCCTGAGGCACAACGGGACCGTCCGTGAGCTGCTGCCCGGAGAGCACCTTATCGCCCTTGTAGACGTTGAGGTGCTTTCCGTGCGGGATCATATATTCCTTCTTCATACCTGTCGTCGATGTGACCACAACGCGCTTCTGCCCCTTCTTCGACTCCCCGAATTCCACGATGCCGTCTATTTCGCTTACCACGGCCGGGTCCTTGGGCCTCCTGGCTTCAAAGAGCTCGGCTACCCTGGGGAGACCTCCCGTTATATCTTTCGTCTTTGTTATGAGGCGCGGCGTCTTGGCTACTATATCTCCGGCCGCCACACTCTTTCCGTCACCTACCACTATGTGCGCGTTGGCCGGGATGGGATATATGGCCAGGACCTCGTCCTTATCGTTCAACACGAGCACCTGAGGATGGTAGTCACCTTTATGTTCTACGATGACCCTGTTCTTAAGTTTAGTTACGGGGTCGACCTCCTCCCGCATAGTGACGCCTTCCTTGATATCCTCATACTTTATATTCCCGCCGACCTCGGTCAATATTGGGACGGTATACGGGTCCCATATGACGAATATGACTCCGGCGTCGACCGTCTTCTCTTCTTCGACCCTTATTATAGCGCCCTGCGGCACCGTGTAACGCTCGAGCTCCCGGCCGCTGGCGTCGTTTATGCTCAACTGGCCGTTCCTGTTAAGGACGATGAATTCGCCTTCTTTCCTCGTCTTTACCACTTTGAGGTTATGATATTTGACCGTTCCCTTATTCTTCGACTCTATGTAGGACTGTTCGACGATCCTTCTCGCGGTGCCTCCGATATGGAACGTCCTCATCGTCAGCTGCGTACCGGGCTCACCTATCGACTGGGCGGCGACTATGCCCACCGCCTCACCCGGCTCGACTATCCTGCCGGTCGCCAGGTTACGCCCGTAGCATTTGACACAGACGCCGTGCCTCGCTTCGCATGTCAGGACGCTCCGGATCCTTATCTTCTCTATGCCCGCCTCTTCTATCTGCTTCGCCTTATCTTCGGTTATCTCGCTGCCTGCTTCCACCAGGACCGTATCGGTGATGACATCGACTATATTATCCAGGGCGACCCTTCCTATGATACGCTCGGAAAGCTTCACGACGACTTCGTCACCCTCGATTATGGCGCTTATGAGTATCCCGTTAAGCGTGCCGCAATCGTCCACCGAGATGATGACGTCCTGCGCCACGTCGACGAGACGCCGGGTCAGATACCCGGAATCGGCGGTCTTAAGAGCGGTATCGGCCAGACCCTTGCGGGCCCCGTGGGACGATATGAAGTATTCGAGGACGGTCAACCCTTCGCGGAAATTGGCCGTAATAGGCGTCTCGATGATCTCGCCTGACGGCTTGGCCATGAGGCCTCTCATGCCGGCGAGCTGGCGTATCTGCAGCTTTGAACCTCGCGCGCCGGAATCGGCCATCATGAATACGGGGTTGAACGGGTCGAGCTCCCTGAATATAAGGTCGGAGACATCGTCCGTAGCGTGCGTCCAGAGGTCGAGTATCTTCTGATAACGCTCCCTGTCGGTTATCAAGCCGCGTTTATACTGGTCCTCTACGTGCTTGACCTTCTCTTTCGTCTTATCTATGAACTCTTTCTTCTTCTCCGGGATGACCAGGTCGCTCACCGAGATCGAGAGGCCCGCCTTTGTGGCTTCCTCAAAACCCATCCTCTTCAGATCGTCGAGAAGCTTTATGACCGTCTGGTGGCCCTTGATCTTATAGCACTTGTTGATCAGTTTGCTCAACCGCGACTTATCCATGGTATCGTTCACATATCCGATGCCTTCCGGGAGCACCTGGTTGAACATGATCCTGCCGACCGTCGTACCGGTTATCTTTCCGTCTATGTCCACCTTCACCTTGGCGTGCAGCTCCACCTCTTCGTCCTGATATGCGACTATGACCTCCTCGGGCGAAGCGAAGGTTATGCCCTCCCCCTTCGCCCCGGGCCTCTCCTTGGTGAGATAGTGGCACCCCAGGACTATGTCCTGGGTCGGCGTCGTTATCGGACGGCCGTCGGCCGGAGAGAATATATTGTTCGCCGACATCATCAGGAGGCTCACTTCCATCTGCGCCTCTATCGAAAGCGGCACATGGACCGCCATCTGGTCTCCGTCAAAGTCGGCGTTGAATGCCGTGCAGACGAGCGGATGTATCCTTATGGCATTGCCTTCTATCAGTATCGGCTGGAATGCCTGTATGCCCAACCGGTGAAGCGTAGGGGCCCTGTTCAGCATTACGGGGTGGTCCTTTATGACGTCGTCGAGTATGTCCCATACCTCGAGTTTCGCCTTCTCGACCATCTTCTTCGCGCTCTTGATAGTGTGGACAAACCCCTTCTCTTTAAGCTTCTTTATTATGAATGGTTCGAAGAGCTCCAGCGCCATCTTCTTCGGCAACCCGCATTCGTTCAATTTAAGCTCAGGCCCGACCACGATGACGCTCCTGCCCGAGTAGTCGACCCTCTTCCCGAGAAGGTTCTGCCGGAACCGGCCCTGTTTGCCCTTCAGCATATCGCTCAGCGACTTGAGGGGCCTGTTGCCCGGTCCGAGGACCGGCCTGCCGTGCCTGCCGTTATCGAAGAGGGCGTCGACCGCCTCCTGCAGCATCCTCTTCTCGTTCCTTATTATGATCTCGGGCGCCTTCAGTTCAATAAGTTTTTTGAGACGATTATTCCTGTTGATGACCCTGCGGTAGAGGTCGTTCAGATCGCTCGTCGCGAACCTTCCGCCGTCAAGCGGCACAAGCGGCCTAAGGTCGGGCGGTATGACCGGGATTATCTCCAATATCATCGATTCGGGTCTGTTGCCGGAACCTTTGAACGCGTCGATGAGCCGGAGAAGTTTGGCGCTCTTCTTCTGCGTGTTGTCGGACTTTGAGTCCTTGATCTCTCTCTTGACCTTGTTCGCCAGCTTATCGAGGTCCATCTCCTTCAAAAGGTCCTTCACCGCCTCGGCCCCCATCTTTGCCGTGAACGTCTGGCCGAACTTCTCCCTGTATTCTTTATATCTCTCTTCCGGCAGAAGATCGAGCTTCTTCAATGACGTCTCGCCGGGGTCGATGACTATATACTCTTCGTAATAGAGGACCTTCTCCAGGTCCCTGGTGCTTATGCCGAGAAGCGCCCCTATCCTGGAGGGCATGACCTTGAAGAACCAGACGTGCGATACTGGGCAGGCAAGGTCTATGTGACCCATCCTTTCGCGCCTGACGCTCGACCGCGTGACCTCTACGCCGCAGCGGTCGCAGATTATGCCTTTGTGCTTTATCCTCTTATATTTGCCGCAGTTGCACTCGTAGTCCTTAGTCGGACCGAATATCCTCTCGCAGAACAACCCGTCTTTTTCGGGCTTCAACGTCCTGTAGTTGATCGTCTCCGGCTTCTTGACTTCGCCTTTGGACCACGACTTGATAGTCTGCGGCGCCGCTATTCTTATGGTGATCGCGTTAAATTGCGGTATCTCTTCTGTCATAATATTTTTGGCCTTCTGCTGTTATTCCTCTTCCGGCAAAGCCTTCTTTTCCATCTTAAGGTCCAGGCATAAGCTCTGGAGCTCTTTTATAAGGACATTGAACGACTCCGGCGTCCCTGTCTGAAGCTTATTCTCTCCCTTTACGATCGCCTCATATATCTTGGTCCTGCCGAGCACATCGTCGCTCTTCACGGTGAGCAGCTCCTGGAGCGTAAAGGCGGCCCCGTATGCCTCAAGCGCCCACACTTCCATCTCTCCGAACCTCTGGCCGCCGAACTGCGCTTTGCCGCCGAGCGGCTGCTGGGTTACGAGCGAGTACGGACCGATCGACCTGGCGTGTATCTTGTCATCTACGAGGTGGGCGAGCTTCATCATATAGATGTAGCCGACCGTGACCTTCTGGTCGAACTGCCTTCCCGTGAGGCCGTCATAGACCGCCACCTTGCCGTCAAGCGGTATCTGGGCCTTCTTCATCTCATCTTTTATCTCTACCTCGGTCGCGCCGTCGAATACCGGGCTCGACACATGGAAACCTAATAGCTTGGCCGCCCACCCAAGGTGCGTCTCAAGTATCTGACCTACGTTCATACGGCTGGGCACGCCCAGCGGATTCAGGACCACTTCTACGGGTGTACCGTCCGCCAGGAACGGCATATCTTCTTCGGGGAGGATCTTCGCGATGACACCCTTATTCCCGTGCCGGCCCGCCATCTTGTCTCCCACCGATATCTTCTTCTTGCTCGCTACGTATACCTTGACCTTCTTCAATACACCCGGGGGGAGCTCGTCGCCGCGTTTCACCCTGTCGATCTCGCGCTCCATCTCGAAAGATATGTCCTCTATCTGCGCATCGAGGAGACGGGTGATCCTGGCTATCTCCTGCTCCTGGTCGGGGTTATTGACTATCTTTACGCTCTCCAGGTCTCCTTTTTCGACTATCTTCTTGAGGTCCTTGACCCGCACGGTCCTGCCCTGGGCGATCAGCGCCCTGCCCGATTCCTGGTCCAGGAGGCCTGCCGCGAGTTTCTGGCCGACGAGAAGCTTGTGGGTCTTCCTGTACTTCTCTTCCTTTATCTTCTCTATCTGTGCCTCATATATCTTCTCTATCTCTTTTATCTCTTTTACTTCCGCCGCCCTCTCCTCTTTGGTCTTGGACCGGGCTTCGCGCCTGGAAAATATCCTGACGTCTACGACTATACCCTCTACCCCGGGAGAAGCGATAAGCGATGCGTCCCGGACGTCGCCTGCCTTTTCGCCGAATATGGCCCTCAGCAGTTTCTCCTCCGGCGAAAGCTCCGTCTCCGACTTGGGCGTCACCTTCCCCACAAGGATATCGCCCGGTTCGACCTCCGCGCCGATCCTTATTATTCCGCCCTCATCGAGATTGGCCAGCGCCTCTTCGCTCACGTTCGGTATGTCCCTTGTGATCTCTTCGTTCCCCAGGCGGGTGTCGCGCGCCTCTATCTCGAATTCCTCTATATGTATAGAGGTATACCTGTCCTCGCTGACCATCTTCTCATTCAGCAGTATGGCATCCTCAAAGTTATAGCCGCGCCATGGCATGAACGCCACGAGTATATTACGCCCAAGGGCAAGTTCCCCGTCTTTCGTGGCGGCCCCGTCCGCCAATACCTCTCCCTCTTTGACCTTCTGGCCCAGCTTTACCAGCGGCCTCTGATTTATGCATGTGTTCGCGTTCGAGCGCTCGTATTTACGCAGGGGGTAGCGCTCGCCGCTTACCACTATCTCCGTGCTGTCGACCGCGGTTACCGTGCCCGAGTTTTTGGCGACGACCACCGACCCGGAATCCCTGGCCGATAGATACTCCATGCCGGTGCCGACCAGAGGCGCTTCCGTATCGAGGAGCGGGACCGCCTGGCGCTGCATGTTCGATCCCATGAGCGCGCGGTTAGCATCGTCATGCTCAAGGAACGGTATTAGGCTGGCTGCGGCCGAGACGAGCTGCCTCGGCGAGACATCCATATACTGCACCTCTTTCGGGTTCGCCTGCACGAAATCGTCCTTGTAACGGCAAAAGACCTTATCCTCGGAAAGGTACCCCTTAGAATCGAGCTTGGAGTTCGCCTGGGCTATCATGTACATATCTTCTATATCGGCGGAGAGGTACTCTATCTTATCCGTAACGCGCCCCTCCGTGACTTTACGATAGGGTGTCTCTATGAAACCGAATTCGTTTATTTTGCCGTATGTGCTGAGCGACGATATCAGTCCGATATTCGGCCCTTCCGGCGTCTCTATCGGACAGAGCCGGCCGTAGTGGGTATAATGAACGTCGCGGACCTCAAAACCTGCCCTCTCCCTGTTCAACCCGCCGGGGCCCAGCGCGCTAAGGCGGCGCTTGTGTGTCAACTCGGCAAGCGGGTTGGTCTGGTCCATGAACTGCGAGAGCTGGCTGCGTCCGAAAAAATCCCTTATGGCGCTCGATATGAGCTTGGCATTTATCAGCTGGTGAGGCATCACATTGGCAAGGTCGTAAAGGTTCATACGCTCTTTAGCGGTACGCTCTACCCTTACCAGCCCTATGCGCAGCTGGTTCAGGAGGAGCTCTCCGACGCAGCGCACGCGCCTGTTACCCAGGTGGTCTATATCGTCTATCTCGCCTTCGCCGCCCTTGATGGCCAGCAATTTCAGGACCACCTGGACCAGCGTCTCTGGCGTTATAAGCCGTTCGTCCAGGGAGACCTTCATGCCCAGTTTCCTGTTAAGCATATGCCGGCCGACCTGGCCGAGATCGTATCTCTTGGGATCGAATAACAGTTTGTTGACCAGGTTAGCGGATGATTCGACTGTCGGAGGATCGCCGGGACGCAGTTTCCTGTATACTTCCATCAGCGCGTCTTCCCTGGTCTTGGCGTGGTCCTTCTTGAGGGTATTGGTCATCTCCGGTATAACGGTCTTGAATACCTCTACGTGCCTGACCGACGCGTCCCAGATCTTATCCGCAAGCTCGCTCGTTATCTTGGTATTCTTCTCGGCTATGACCGAGCCCGACTCTTTGGAGACGACGTCTTTGGCCAGCACCTGGCCTGCCATCTCTTTAAGTTGCGCGGACCTGGTCAGGTCGTGCTTATCTATCCCGCAGAACGCCTTCAATATATCGTCGTCGGTAGAGTACCCGAATACCCTTAGGAGCGTTGTGGCCAGGAATTTCCGGCGCCTGTCGACATATACGTGGAGGACGTCATTTGCGTCGAATTCGAATTCAAGCCATGCCCCCCTGTACGGTATTATCCTCGCGGAGAATATCTTTTTACCGGTCGGATGCATCTCCGATTCGAAGGATATGCCCGGAGAACGGTGAAGCTGGCTCACCACGACGCGTTCATCGCCGTTCACGATGAAGGTGCCCGTCTCCGTCAT
It includes:
- the rpsL gene encoding 30S ribosomal protein S12, producing the protein MPTINQLIRLGREKFSMKSKSPALRGCPQRRGVCLQVKTQTPKKPNSALRKVARVRLTNSVEVTAYIPGVGHNLQEHSIVLVRGGRVKDLPGVRYHIVRGVLDTAGVVDRKKSRSKYGAKRPKEKAAAKKAA
- the rpoC gene encoding DNA-directed RNA polymerase subunit beta' produces the protein MTEEIPQFNAITIRIAAPQTIKSWSKGEVKKPETINYRTLKPEKDGLFCERIFGPTKDYECNCGKYKRIKHKGIICDRCGVEVTRSSVRRERMGHIDLACPVSHVWFFKVMPSRIGALLGISTRDLEKVLYYEEYIVIDPGETSLKKLDLLPEERYKEYREKFGQTFTAKMGAEAVKDLLKEMDLDKLANKVKREIKDSKSDNTQKKSAKLLRLIDAFKGSGNRPESMILEIIPVIPPDLRPLVPLDGGRFATSDLNDLYRRVINRNNRLKKLIELKAPEIIIRNEKRMLQEAVDALFDNGRHGRPVLGPGNRPLKSLSDMLKGKQGRFRQNLLGKRVDYSGRSVIVVGPELKLNECGLPKKMALELFEPFIIKKLKEKGFVHTIKSAKKMVEKAKLEVWDILDDVIKDHPVMLNRAPTLHRLGIQAFQPILIEGNAIRIHPLVCTAFNADFDGDQMAVHVPLSIEAQMEVSLLMMSANNIFSPADGRPITTPTQDIVLGCHYLTKERPGAKGEGITFASPEEVIVAYQDEEVELHAKVKVDIDGKITGTTVGRIMFNQVLPEGIGYVNDTMDKSRLSKLINKCYKIKGHQTVIKLLDDLKRMGFEEATKAGLSISVSDLVIPEKKKEFIDKTKEKVKHVEDQYKRGLITDRERYQKILDLWTHATDDVSDLIFRELDPFNPVFMMADSGARGSKLQIRQLAGMRGLMAKPSGEIIETPITANFREGLTVLEYFISSHGARKGLADTALKTADSGYLTRRLVDVAQDVIISVDDCGTLNGILISAIIEGDEVVVKLSERIIGRVALDNIVDVITDTVLVEAGSEITEDKAKQIEEAGIEKIRIRSVLTCEARHGVCVKCYGRNLATGRIVEPGEAVGIVAAQSIGEPGTQLTMRTFHIGGTARRIVEQSYIESKNKGTVKYHNLKVVKTRKEGEFIVLNRNGQLSINDASGRELERYTVPQGAIIRVEEEKTVDAGVIFVIWDPYTVPILTEVGGNIKYEDIKEGVTMREEVDPVTKLKNRVIVEHKGDYHPQVLVLNDKDEVLAIYPIPANAHIVVGDGKSVAAGDIVAKTPRLITKTKDITGGLPRVAELFEARRPKDPAVVSEIDGIVEFGESKKGQKRVVVTSTTGMKKEYMIPHGKHLNVYKGDKVLSGQQLTDGPVVPQDILRVSGDKKLQEYLVNEVQEVYRLQGVNINDKHIEVIVRQMLRKMKIEDPGDTAFLNGQQVDKGIYLQENKRVVRKKGKPARATPVLLGITKASLNTESFISAASFQETTRVLADAAASGRVDYLRGLKENIIMGHLIPAGTGFETHRNIALVKNVFEEPKKTEPKEEEKAKEEK
- the rpoB gene encoding DNA-directed RNA polymerase subunit beta, whose translation is MIKRKNYAKIEECFEIPNLLEIQLQSYEEFLQKDVAKAKRKNLGLESAFREIFPMESPDGEYRLEYLSYGIGKPKYGIFECQKRGMSYAGPLRVMLRLKSKKETKEQEVYLGDIPLMTETGTFIVNGDERVVVSQLHRSPGISFESEMHPTGKKIFSARIIPYRGAWLEFEFDANDVLHVYVDRRRKFLATTLLRVFGYSTDDDILKAFCGIDKHDLTRSAQLKEMAGQVLAKDVVSKESGSVIAEKNTKITSELADKIWDASVRHVEVFKTVIPEMTNTLKKDHAKTREDALMEVYRKLRPGDPPTVESSANLVNKLLFDPKRYDLGQVGRHMLNRKLGMKVSLDERLITPETLVQVVLKLLAIKGGEGEIDDIDHLGNRRVRCVGELLLNQLRIGLVRVERTAKERMNLYDLANVMPHQLINAKLISSAIRDFFGRSQLSQFMDQTNPLAELTHKRRLSALGPGGLNRERAGFEVRDVHYTHYGRLCPIETPEGPNIGLISSLSTYGKINEFGFIETPYRKVTEGRVTDKIEYLSADIEDMYMIAQANSKLDSKGYLSEDKVFCRYKDDFVQANPKEVQYMDVSPRQLVSAAASLIPFLEHDDANRALMGSNMQRQAVPLLDTEAPLVGTGMEYLSARDSGSVVVAKNSGTVTAVDSTEIVVSGERYPLRKYERSNANTCINQRPLVKLGQKVKEGEVLADGAATKDGELALGRNILVAFMPWRGYNFEDAILLNEKMVSEDRYTSIHIEEFEIEARDTRLGNEEITRDIPNVSEEALANLDEGGIIRIGAEVEPGDILVGKVTPKSETELSPEEKLLRAIFGEKAGDVRDASLIASPGVEGIVVDVRIFSRREARSKTKEERAAEVKEIKEIEKIYEAQIEKIKEEKYRKTHKLLVGQKLAAGLLDQESGRALIAQGRTVRVKDLKKIVEKGDLESVKIVNNPDQEQEIARITRLLDAQIEDISFEMEREIDRVKRGDELPPGVLKKVKVYVASKKKISVGDKMAGRHGNKGVIAKILPEEDMPFLADGTPVEVVLNPLGVPSRMNVGQILETHLGWAAKLLGFHVSSPVFDGATEVEIKDEMKKAQIPLDGKVAVYDGLTGRQFDQKVTVGYIYMMKLAHLVDDKIHARSIGPYSLVTQQPLGGKAQFGGQRFGEMEVWALEAYGAAFTLQELLTVKSDDVLGRTKIYEAIVKGENKLQTGTPESFNVLIKELQSLCLDLKMEKKALPEEE